A window from Kovacikia minuta CCNUW1 encodes these proteins:
- a CDS encoding WecB/TagA/CpsF family glycosyltransferase: MSPIPSRFILGTRIDATRYEDACDRIQSWAATKTSCYVVAANVHVVMTAYWNRAFQNLVNGAALVTPDGMPLVWGLRRLGIKDQPRVYGPDLMLAWCERAADAGIPIYLYGGTKATLEALQQNLKQWFPTLAIVGSHSPPFRPLTPQEETQDIERIHRSGATVVLVGLGCPKQEEWMARQQGNLQAVMIGVGAAFSFHSGEVSQAPRWMMARGLEWLYRFAMEPRRLWQRYLINNPAFVVLFGMQLLRERGRGKG; the protein is encoded by the coding sequence ATGTCTCCGATTCCTTCTCGTTTCATTTTAGGGACTCGCATTGATGCAACCCGCTATGAGGATGCCTGCGATCGCATCCAATCCTGGGCAGCAACCAAAACCTCTTGTTACGTTGTGGCAGCAAATGTGCATGTAGTGATGACCGCTTATTGGAATCGGGCATTTCAGAATCTGGTGAACGGGGCAGCGCTGGTAACCCCAGATGGGATGCCACTGGTCTGGGGATTACGGCGGTTAGGAATTAAAGATCAACCGCGAGTTTATGGACCAGATTTGATGCTGGCTTGGTGTGAACGGGCTGCCGATGCTGGCATCCCGATTTATCTTTATGGTGGGACAAAAGCGACCCTGGAAGCACTTCAACAAAATCTCAAACAGTGGTTTCCAACACTCGCGATCGTCGGCAGCCATTCTCCTCCCTTCCGCCCCCTGACTCCCCAAGAAGAGACCCAAGACATTGAACGAATTCACAGGTCTGGTGCCACCGTAGTACTGGTGGGTTTAGGCTGCCCCAAGCAGGAAGAATGGATGGCCCGCCAGCAGGGCAACCTGCAAGCCGTTATGATTGGCGTTGGGGCAGCCTTCAGCTTTCACAGCGGAGAAGTTTCCCAGGCACCCCGTTGGATGATGGCACGCGGATTGGAATGGCTCTACCGTTTTGCAATGGAGCCGCGCCGCCTATGGCAACGCTATCTGATTAATAATCCTGCTTTTGTGGTGTTGTTTGGGATGCAGTTGTTGAGGGAAAGGGGAAGGGGGAAAGGATGA
- a CDS encoding GNAT family N-acetyltransferase: MQIEPYKPCHLDAVICLSLRAWTPVFDSIQKAMNADVYRAFYPKDWRVNQQKAIEDVCAAEDTQVWVAIDSGLAVGFVAVKLHPEDSMGEIYMVAVDPDFQGQGIGSALVEFALDRMKNAGMAIAMVETGGDPGHAPARYTYEKAGFELFPVARYFKKL; this comes from the coding sequence ATGCAGATTGAACCCTACAAACCTTGCCACCTTGATGCTGTGATTTGTCTTTCCCTGCGAGCTTGGACTCCGGTTTTTGATTCAATTCAGAAGGCGATGAACGCTGATGTTTATCGGGCGTTCTATCCCAAGGATTGGCGTGTTAACCAGCAAAAAGCGATTGAGGATGTATGCGCTGCGGAAGACACGCAGGTCTGGGTTGCGATCGACTCAGGTTTGGCGGTCGGCTTTGTAGCCGTGAAGCTACACCCAGAAGATAGCATGGGTGAAATCTATATGGTTGCGGTCGATCCAGACTTCCAAGGTCAGGGTATTGGCAGTGCACTGGTAGAGTTTGCCCTTGACCGGATGAAAAATGCTGGAATGGCGATTGCGATGGTTGAAACAGGAGGTGATCCCGGTCATGCCCCAGCGCGTTATACCTATGAAAAAGCAGGATTCGAGCTGTTCCCGGTTGCCAGATATTTTAAGAAACTTTAA
- a CDS encoding two-partner secretion domain-containing protein, producing the protein MRWVIRIAQIAGSILWVSLPVNVSTQAQQIVPDTTLGNESSVLRTNVNVNGSLSDRIDGGARRGSNLFHSFSEFGVREGQRVYFNNPAGVINILGRVTGSNLSNILGTLGVTGGTANLFLINPNGILFGQNARLDVGGSFVASTARSLTFADGTQFVAAPAQSQPLLTISTPIGLQFGTAPQAISVIGLDGLLSNLTGLGLRVPNGKTLALIGGNVTLEGGLLTAPGGHVELGGLAGAGTVGLSDSNGSLRLRFPPNVEWANVSLTSSVNRFPDEGGPVRIGGNNSGDNISINANVLLLNGGTFNSTSNTGNSGNIEVNATSVYLRNKAEIDSSNSGGAEAGTVNIQARENVFIEGESTLSSRTDGQGNGGNIRIEAGSLSIASGGRLTSSTTGSGNAGKISLIVRDATTIVNSSINSSAGVSLGGAFGDAGDIEIQTGTLSMTDGAGFFTANTGEKRAGNITINARDSVSLNKSYIFNPNPNNGVSGSININAKSFSSVDSALIVATFGSSDAGSISINTSESVIVSSVNPDLNQLAGIRLTTPGIYTSTTAGGKAGNLTIKTGVLQVRGGARLSASTSGPGEGGALTINAASMELNGTSANGQSPSGLFTETLGAGPAGNMILTVDQLNIQNGAQISASTSGTGRPGDISIRNANSVNLSNGSISTAVNQRAVVNSAEGRGNIEIQTRNLALDGDRAQITASTFGQGDAGNIRVQANSVALNNGASISTAVNQGAIGQGGNINIQTGDIALSNGAQITARTEGQGTAGNITITANTFDATRGGQLRTSTASGSNAGNITLNLRDRLDLSGANTGLFADTEQGSTGEGGSIFIDPRTVMIRDGARIAVNSEGFGRGGDIYLQAGRLTLDNQAKISAETASNQGGNITPATTRPPVAPRS; encoded by the coding sequence ATGAGATGGGTTATTCGGATAGCTCAAATTGCTGGCAGTATTTTATGGGTCAGCCTGCCGGTAAACGTTTCTACTCAGGCACAACAAATTGTGCCAGATACAACTCTGGGCAATGAAAGTTCTGTCCTGAGAACAAATGTGAATGTGAATGGCTCTTTGTCCGATCGCATCGATGGCGGTGCCAGACGAGGTAGTAATCTCTTTCACAGCTTTTCAGAATTTGGGGTGAGGGAAGGACAAAGGGTCTATTTCAACAATCCGGCAGGAGTGATTAACATTCTGGGGCGGGTAACCGGATCAAACCTATCCAATATTCTGGGGACGCTTGGTGTTACGGGGGGAACTGCAAACCTGTTTCTGATAAATCCTAACGGAATTCTCTTCGGGCAAAATGCCCGTCTAGATGTAGGTGGTTCCTTTGTTGCCAGCACAGCCAGAAGTTTGACCTTTGCAGATGGAACTCAATTTGTTGCGGCTCCTGCACAGTCACAACCCTTACTAACCATATCAACCCCAATTGGCTTGCAGTTTGGAACCGCTCCTCAGGCAATTTCTGTGATTGGACTGGATGGCTTGCTGAGTAATCTTACTGGGCTTGGTTTGCGGGTTCCAAATGGAAAGACCCTGGCACTGATAGGGGGTAATGTGACCCTGGAGGGTGGATTGTTGACCGCACCAGGGGGGCACGTTGAATTAGGTGGCCTCGCTGGTGCTGGAACCGTGGGCTTAAGTGATAGTAATGGCAGTTTGCGGCTGCGTTTTCCCCCTAATGTAGAGTGGGCAAATGTATCTCTCACCAGCTCAGTGAATCGGTTTCCCGACGAAGGTGGGCCTGTCCGCATTGGTGGAAACAACAGTGGCGATAACATTTCAATTAATGCCAATGTTCTCTTATTGAACGGTGGAACTTTCAATAGCACTTCCAATACTGGTAATAGTGGCAATATTGAGGTTAATGCTACGTCGGTCTATTTAAGAAACAAGGCTGAAATTGATTCTAGTAACTCTGGTGGAGCAGAAGCCGGAACTGTGAATATTCAAGCTCGTGAGAACGTTTTTATTGAAGGTGAAAGCACCCTCTCTAGCCGAACCGATGGACAGGGCAACGGGGGAAATATTCGAATCGAAGCTGGCTCCCTCTCTATTGCAAGTGGAGGTCGCTTAACAAGTTCCACCACTGGGTCGGGGAACGCGGGAAAAATCTCTTTAATCGTTCGAGATGCAACAACGATCGTCAATAGTTCAATTAACAGTTCGGCTGGAGTCTCACTTGGAGGAGCTTTTGGAGATGCAGGTGACATCGAGATTCAAACCGGAACGCTTTCCATGACAGATGGGGCAGGCTTTTTTACCGCAAATACGGGCGAGAAGAGAGCAGGAAACATCACCATTAACGCCCGTGATAGCGTCTCGCTGAACAAAAGTTACATCTTCAATCCAAATCCTAACAATGGTGTAAGTGGCAGCATCAATATTAATGCCAAATCCTTCTCCTCGGTTGATAGTGCCCTCATCGTTGCCACCTTTGGAAGTAGCGATGCAGGAAGCATTTCAATTAACACTTCTGAATCCGTCATCGTTTCCAGTGTTAACCCAGATCTCAATCAGCTTGCGGGTATTCGGTTAACGACACCAGGGATCTATACCAGTACAACTGCTGGTGGAAAGGCTGGAAACTTAACGATTAAAACTGGAGTACTTCAGGTACGAGGTGGGGCAAGGTTATCTGCCTCTACTTCAGGACCGGGCGAGGGAGGAGCATTGACGATCAATGCTGCCTCTATGGAGCTAAATGGTACTTCGGCGAATGGTCAATCTCCTAGCGGCTTGTTTACTGAAACTTTGGGCGCTGGACCGGCTGGAAATATGATATTAACCGTTGATCAGCTCAATATTCAGAATGGGGCTCAAATTTCAGCCTCAACCTCTGGTACAGGGCGACCTGGGGATATTTCAATCCGCAATGCGAACTCAGTTAATCTCTCGAATGGCTCTATCTCCACTGCGGTGAATCAGCGTGCTGTGGTGAACTCGGCTGAAGGACGAGGTAATATTGAAATTCAAACCCGCAACCTTGCTTTAGACGGCGATCGTGCTCAAATTACCGCCAGTACATTTGGGCAGGGAGATGCGGGCAATATTCGTGTTCAGGCTAATTCCGTTGCTCTGAATAATGGTGCTTCGATTTCAACTGCGGTGAATCAGGGCGCGATTGGTCAGGGGGGCAACATTAACATTCAAACTGGGGACATCGCTCTGAGCAATGGTGCTCAAATTACTGCCAGAACGGAAGGACAGGGAACAGCAGGCAATATCACAATCACCGCCAATACTTTTGATGCCACCCGTGGAGGACAACTTCGCACGTCCACCGCAAGCGGTAGTAATGCAGGCAATATCACCTTAAACCTGCGCGATCGCCTCGACCTTTCAGGCGCAAATACGGGTTTATTTGCAGATACCGAACAGGGTTCCACAGGGGAGGGAGGTAGCATCTTCATCGACCCCAGAACTGTCATGATTCGCGATGGGGCGAGGATTGCCGTGAATAGTGAAGGATTTGGGAGGGGGGGAGATATCTATCTGCAAGCGGGAAGATTGACCCTGGATAACCAGGCAAAGATTTCAGCCGAAACTGCCAGCAATCAAGGCGGCAATATTACCCCTGCAACTACAAGACCTCCTGTTGCTCCGCGATCGTAG